Part of the Labrus bergylta chromosome 19, fLabBer1.1, whole genome shotgun sequence genome, ATGGATTATATGTTTCACACCTTCAGTAGAAGTATATCAGTAGGTTTACTTAAAGCTCCTGCGAGGACATCTCGGTTTACGTCGACTTTGGGACCCGTGTCCACAAAGCGATGCAAATTATCTCTGAGCTGATCGTGAcagtttctgatttaaaaaacaaatctcattcTGCTATGTATTAACGTATTACTCACTGTGATTCTGTCGTGTAGAAGATGTGTGACCTGCTGTTAACTTGATTTGTCTGACACTTCCCCGGCAGGCAGCAGCGGTTTACGAGCATTAAagaataactttaaataaaagtttcagtcactgatggtcttgtttgcttctgtGGGTCATATAGAAGCATCAGGATTAACGCcagtttgtttcataaccagataaagaaactctcctcacaggagctttagataaaataaaattcatttACTTTAGTTATACATCAGTggtaaaggaaagaaaacaaactgtgttcTGCTGCTCCAATAAAGCTCGGACACCATACTGAACAGATTATCACATCAGGactcttaaaatgtgtttttgattttcccTCAAAGTCCAGAAGGATAGATTCTGGACCAAACAGACGGAATATGTCAAACCTATAAGACCTgattttatttgacttattGGAGTTCATTGGGGGTTATTTcctcatttttgtcattttctttcatcCGTTAACCTCCtctttgtttacttttcttATTTTCCTTCTCTACCCCTCCAAAGTAAAAGcttcctgtgttcttttgtaaataattgaaggaaggaaggatgtaAGAAAAGAAGTGCGGAAGGAAGAAAGTGAGTGAGGGAGGTAGGAAGGAAAAATAGGAAGGAgatggaaggaaggatggaagaaaagaagggaagaaggaagaaagtgagggagggaggtaggaaggaaggaaggaaaaaaaggaaggagaaggaagaaaggagaaggaaggaaggatgtaagaaaagaagggacaaaaaaaggaagaggaaggaaggaaggaaggatgtaagagaagaagggagggaggaaggaaggatgtAAGAAAAGAAGTGCGGAAGGAAGAAAGGGAGTGAGGGAGgtaggaaggaaaaaaaggaaggagaaggaagaaaggagaaggaaggaaggatgtaagaaaagaagggacaaaaaaaggaagaggaaggaaggaaggaaggatgtaagaaaagaagggagggaggaaggaaggaaggatgtaagaaaagaagggaggaaaaaaggaaggagatggaaggaaggatggaagggaagaaggaaggaagggaagaAGGAAGAAAGGGAGTGAGGGAGGTAGGAAAGAAGgaatgaaggaaaacaaaggaaggagaaggaaggaaggaaggatgtaagaaaagaaggaagaaagggAGTGAGGGAagtaggaaggaaggaaggaaggacataagagaagaagggaggaaggaaggatataagaaaagaagggaggaaaaaaaggaagtagaAGGAAGGAAGAATGTAAGAACAGAAGGGAAGAAGGaagaaagggaggaaggaaggaaaaaaaggaaggagatggaaggaaggatgtaagaaaagaagggaagaaggaaggaaggaattAATGTCATGTtacttgaaaatgtaaaaaaatcttTGGAAGAGTTAAATAGTTAAATATACTGCGAGCATCgtaccccccccccttctgcaGAGAAAGAGCTCCAATGTTTGAAAGTTTGAGGGAGGAGCTATTATATTTAATTACTAATTAATGTGTGAAGAATGTTTttcctaaataaaaaataataaaataagtgaTGCCAGAAAAGATTAAGGGTCAGAAGGAGTCCAGGGAGAATAATCGCTTTCTGCCATCAAGACTGGCAGGAGGGGCTTCTTGTTGAAGgtcaaaatacactttacatgttttatttctaacactaatgtaatattatattatagTAGAATATAATCATTTCTGTATTTGCTTAAAGGTGCGTTCATCTTCTTGtcgtgtttctgtgttttctgcaggaCCACGCACTGACTGACGGCCTGAAGAAGATCCCCGGCGTCCCCCTGCTCTACATCATCCTCAACACCATCGTGCTGGACAAGCCGGCGCAGGCGTCCCTCGACCGCGTCCAGGCCGTGCAGCTGGGCGAGCTGGTGAGCCCCGCCCAGCAGAAGAGCATCCGCAGCCtgaaggaggagcaggggaTCACCGGCCAGCAGGACggagagaggaaggggaagaagaggaagaggaggcagagcaaCCCCAACCCTCTGAGCTgcttgaagaagaagaagaaaggtgggCCGACGCCGCCGCTGAAGAAGGCGGCGGCGGCAGGGGCGGACGGCGAGAAGAGGAAAAGAAGTCGGAACAAGAAACAGAGGACGGCGGGCGGAGACAACATGGCTGCTCCTGTGGTGACAAAcgcataaaaacacaagaacacaaagacTTAAGCCATTTCTTTTCTCGTGCAAATATTGTGCCAAAGGTGAAATAATTATTACACTCAGAAGTTTTGCAGTTTTCCAGTATTAGTGCTTAGAACACATCAGTTTTTAGTAGTTTACAAAAATCCATTTTAAAATACTGCTCatggtatttgtttttatttaaaaatgtgcaacagTATCGAGGACTCACAGACAGCGGAGAGAAATGTTCAGGAACATACCATGTAACAGTTACTcttgtacaaaataaaaaaaagacgctTTACAGGCACATGGTTTGGATTTAAGATGCACTCAAGACATTTCatgatgattacatttttttttttaaacatttcattcaGCAGTCGATGCAGAagagcacagaagaagaagaagaagaagtgcgGACACAatgactttgatttttttctctgtgtaatTCGATTCATTTCTACCAAATTCAACCGGCCACATTCCTTCATCATGAGACGAGAGTCAGAACAACAATTGTACAAAATATTTCCATTCAGACGTccttcaaacttttttctttacattaaaaaaaaaacaatgactctcttgttatatatatattattaataaaCAAGCATCATGTTGATTTATCGTCACACTGTTAGAGCACAACAACTGAACAGTCTTTAACTCCACAAAACAAGACTGCATGTtcttctacattttttaaaagctgaatgAACTGATTCAGTGTCATGGAgttaaagtcatttaaaaacagagggGCAACATGGCAATACAACTAGTGCAATTTCACTGTAATAAATACTTCAGGACAGATCATGCAAGAACAGCAGACCACTGATGGTGACGGAATCTAAATACTGAAATCTGAAGATGATTTTTATAAGCTGTGTCCCAATTCATTAGTGCAtactttttttataaatagtCTTCATCCTATAATTGTTTTTATGGTGCAATTGTATACAAGAATTCCCCGTGGACCACATGATCCAATAGAACTAACAGCAGCACGTTCGATAATGAAGTGTGTTAGTACATGAGCATTTTGTTTCCATTTCTACACTTTGTCGTTTAGATTTAGGACACAGCTACAGATTTTACTCTTGTGAGGCACAAACAGCTCATGATGCAAGCAAAGCATTTGCAAAAACAACaccttgagtttttttttttgatgattaaAGTGCTACACTACAGTTGTACAATGACTAACTGCTagtttatgtgtgcatgtcaCTACTGCAGACACTGGACATGGTGCATGCTCCTTTTGGCCTAACGTCATTGTACACGAGAACGTTTTCTGCCTGCAGTGGTGGGACGGACGAGTATCTAAAGGAACATTGTGGCTGGAGGTATAGTCACAGTCTTAACATACcgtcattataaataaatatctctTTGATTTGATTCTTAGACCAGAGCaacacagctgctgcttcaaAGAAGTAGTGCTTATTGAAGCGACCGACATCCGCTAGAAACAATGAGTAAACATCTCCAAATAGAACACTTGGCCCTCACTTGATGTCAACATAAGAgccttaaaaacacaatatcaaaAAGAAGGGATGCACTGGTTTAACATCGGTATCAGCCCTGTGGACAAACATCGGCACATCTGCGATTAATGTGGCATGAACCAATGTCAGTATCTGATGTTTACTTCTCATCTCGTACTCttaactactgattcagagaagaggttttttattgggcagaggACATCGCCTCGTGGACAAACTGATCTGTTATCGTGgtcaaacatgaaagaaaatgttgtacTGGTTGGAGTCTTACACCTAAAGCTTTTAAACATCAGGATTGATTATCGGatacagttttgttttaaacatcacaATCAGTGCATCGctaataaaaaatggaaatgttcCATTGATTGGGTTCTGATCATGCAGGTTAATGAATTTAGTCCTCTTTCCACCCACCACTGCATGACAAAACACTGCAGATTAAACTCTGCATCATACACTTAACAACAAGTCAACAAGCTcatattcataaaaaataaagaacttttttttttttaagtaacagACAGATGTGGAATAGTTCTTTCCTCTGTTTGGgctgcagagttttttttagatgatgTGGAAGCGAGGTCCGGGCGTCGCGATGATGTCGCTGTACGGCTCCTCCTGGACGAGCTCCACCGCCTGCTGCTTCTTCAGGACCAGGAAGCTGTAGAACTTTGCGGCCGCCtgcttcttgttgttgtttttgcacaggTCCAGCAGGCTGACCGACTGGGCGCCGGTTTTGGCCATCACCCTCTGTggcacagtgagagagagagtaagaatagaatatatctttattgtcattgctataaaaacaatgaaaaacagtttAGCAGCTCCTGGCATTTGCAGCACACACAGATGGACGGTAAGACTGATTAtgtgaagacaaacaaaaacttgaGATGTTCTTCAGGAGGGAAAGCTTTCATGTAGCAGattgtttttgtaaactgtgAACTGTTTTTTTCCTAGTAGTCAGAAATGTAATTTAGAGGGCTTCTCATCTGCTTGTTCTCCAAaccacatatttatttatttatatacctGGAGGCCATGGAGCATCTGCTGGGTTCTCTTgttccacctcctctcctcctggtccTGGTCTCCACCCtggacctcctcctcctgacacacaaaaacacagttacacacattAATAAAGTCTACTTCtgtaaaaatcacagataaaaacGACCTTATGTCCACCCTGATAGAGTCATTAAAAACTatataaaaggaaaacatttaacCGTGATAGTAAATGGATCTGCGTCTTACCTCCTCATCAGAGTCGTCGTCGTCgttcttctttctgtccttGTCCCCGAGCAGGTCCAGCTCGATCAGCTGGCTGATGTTGGTTTCCTCGGGGGGGAGATCAACACTGGATGTCTCCAGCTGCTGGGACACGTCAGGCTGCTGCTGGTCCAAAGCTCCCATCTAGAGAGGAGCAtgtcaagaaaaacaacacagaggtaaaaaaaaaaaaaaagggtttccATGTTGTTGAACTTtgtataaaacacacaaattacAAATCAACGAATCCTTTCATACAAAATGCTAAATGATGCAGATTTCTTTTTAGATCAAATGTCACTACAATTAAGAAAGCTTATTtaggaaaaatacatttcttcatttcttcatcgtagtcTTCAGAGTGGAGTTATTGTTGAATGTTCAGAGCAAAGGGAAAGAaaatgcttttaatgtgaaaatacATCAACTGCCTACAATGTTAATGAAATGATATGAAGTTGTGCATCTGGAACTTTTTGACGCAGCAGCTGAGTggtgtgtgcatgaatgtgtatCAGTGTATTTTTTCTCCACCAGGCTTCTATACACAGTTGGGGCTGACCTTTGCCCTTTGCTACATGTcctcccctgctctctcctccctactgtacatttcctgtctctcttcagctgtcctatcttaaaaaggcaaaatggccccaaaaaaaaagactcagtgTTGTACAGACGGGTGCCGATACAGAACATAAAGACACTTCTGAACTTACAGGCAGGGCGGGGTTCTGTGTCTTGGGCTTTACGTTTGAGGCCTCGTTGGGACGGAGGCGGCATGACTGACTCGTCCAACGACGTCCTGCTGCCTTCCACAGCTGACGTCTGCAGAGCGCTGGCTTCCTCCATGATGGTCTGATctgaaggtggggggggggggggggatatggaCATACTTACATGTTCAATCAAAGACTCTATCACTCAAGGTCAGTCAATGCCACTtcattaaaaatactttttttttttgtgttttgtgttcttttttttaaatggttggAAAATTAAGctttcaattattatttttaaagtttggtACCCTTCactcttcttttgtttaatgCATTTCATAACAAacccattaaaaaaatgaaagcatgaATTATTTGACGATATCTGGGGTCTATATATGAATTTTCTTCGGGATAAAGATCTGTCACATATTTTGAGCTCGGCTGGTAAAGAGTTGGCGATGTCTGTAATTTTGGTCGTTTTTGCAGAAACTGTTTTAGGGCAGAATATTTGTGATTAACTAAATCATCTATGGCAATGTACTCCCTTTGGTTATTTTTATTCAATACGGACAGTAATAATGTTGCAACatcattaaagttttttttattttgtattattatattttacttttcccccttttttataaatgtgtatatcgTCTCACCTTTTTCCTTAGAATTTATTAAATTGTAATTGTGTGTCTTGGTAAAATGACTTACCCATGATGTCTCTCTGCTGAGGCCCAGTGGTTtcctctctgggcacctcgggGTTCTCCAGATCCTTCAGGAACTCATCCAGACTGTCGGCCTCTccacctttcctcctcttcctcagctcGTCTGGTACCAGCGGGGTCAGACACCTTGTAAACatctggaggcagaaaaagGGGGATTCAGACTGAGAGAACATGCAGGAGGATACACAGGATCACTGTGACATTATTAAGTCACCTTCAGCAGCCTGGCGTTCCAGAGCGGCTGAGCAGGGAGGGAGAAAAGCTTCTCCACTCCTCCGGTCTCCTTCCACATCATCAGCTTCTTGGTGGGAGGTGCCAGGTCCAGCGTGGTGACGATGTCGGAGTAATCGGACAGCTGTGCACGGATGGTTTTACTGTCTAACTCCTTCACGCTGTCCACAATCAGCTTCCTCTTACGCTTCGCTTTGGTCTCCTTCACTGCACAGGCAAAAAGAGAGACGGAGATTAGAAAGCTCAGAAATCACTCAtaaaaactcaaatgttttaCTGACTTAGAGACTTCAAAATGATCAAATCCTTCTTTTTCAACAtgttgtttgtctcttatgTTTATATCACTATGCAACCCCAGCTAGCTGTTATGGTTCCTTATTCAATTTTTAATGTTCAAGCTCAATTCTAGATAATAAACTACACTTTAGATAATGTGAGGCAGAGTCAGACTGAAGTTTGACAGAGGATTGAGGCCGTGTCTTGAAAGCAGCTGCATTACCTGTGATGTCAATCGGCTCCAGGGCGAAGGTCTCCTCCTCGTTGTGGACCAGGGCGGTCTGTTCTGCCTGGTCCGCCATTGCTGGTAGGGTCTCTGTTGGGCCCGAGTCTGGACTATCTGGAGCTCCAGCTGCCAAAACACATCCAAAGACCATGTTTTCATTATACATCGGCAACTGTTCTGATCTCTCAAAACAACTAAAGGAACACTTTTGAAGTCATGGAGTTAAACGGGTTATTCGTCCAGGCTGACCTGAGAGAGCGTCAAAGTCGTCGTCGTCGTCTCCGCGGTCCTGAGGCATCATCACGCTCTCTGCGATGGCAGGAGGGTCGTCAAAGATGCCGTCTCCGTCCTCGTTACTGAGCAGCTTGTCCACTGCACAAAGATGCAGCCGTTCAGTTCTTTGGATTGAGATAACTCACTTTAAAAAGTTACAGTCTGACCTAAATGAGAGGGACTACAATCAGAGCTTTAAAAGAATATGGGAAAAGGTTTAACATACAGgcacattaaaaaataagaattacAGATTGTTCCTGTGACAAAATGCAGAATAATCATAAAAACCTGCTGAAACATAAAATGTAATGACagcaaactaaacacaaacTACTACTACAGTGAAGCTTTGAATAATAGTTCAGAGGTCAtatccattaaaggctttatatgtgattttttgatccagcagatgtcgcccttgagcaccagcatgaaaccaaaacaactcgcgctgcattgttgtgttagcatgctaatgctagcgatctttattatgctggtatcttcacactgcatgtaaatttacctgaaatgagcgtgatctagaaacacagttaagcagtgagtacagtat contains:
- the utp23 gene encoding rRNA-processing protein UTP23 homolog, yielding MKIKRQKQAKKTISFYKYNFSFRQPFQILIDGTFCQAALKNKIQIKEQMPKYLMGEVQLCTTSCALKELETLGKELYGARIILQRFQSRRCAHLKSPVPASECLLSMLEETNPHHYFVATQDHALTDGLKKIPGVPLLYIILNTIVLDKPAQASLDRVQAVQLGELVSPAQQKSIRSLKEEQGITGQQDGERKGKKRKRRQSNPNPLSCLKKKKKGGPTPPLKKAAAAGADGEKRKRSRNKKQRTAGGDNMAAPVVTNA
- the LOC110002449 gene encoding double-strand-break repair protein rad21 homolog A-like, whose product is MFYAHFVLSKRGPLAKIWLAAHWDKKLTKAHVFECNLESSVESIISPKVKMALRTSGHLLLGVVRIYHRKAKYLLADCNEAFIKIKMAFRPGVVDLPEENREAAYNAITLPEEFHDFDQPLPDLDDIDVAQQFNLNQSRVEEITMREEVGNLNLLQDNDFADFGMDDREMMRDESAFEVDIMGASAPNLLLEAEGAANQMADKSNPLEYDDQYKDGFGEHPLESNEEGMLVDKLLSNEDGDGIFDDPPAIAESVMMPQDRGDDDDDFDALSAGAPDSPDSGPTETLPAMADQAEQTALVHNEEETFALEPIDITVKETKAKRKRKLIVDSVKELDSKTIRAQLSDYSDIVTTLDLAPPTKKLMMWKETGGVEKLFSLPAQPLWNARLLKMFTRCLTPLVPDELRKRRKGGEADSLDEFLKDLENPEVPREETTGPQQRDIMDQTIMEEASALQTSAVEGSRTSLDESVMPPPSQRGLKRKAQDTEPRPACKFRSMGALDQQQPDVSQQLETSSVDLPPEETNISQLIELDLLGDKDRKKNDDDDSDEEEEEVQGGDQDQEERRWNKRTQQMLHGLQRVMAKTGAQSVSLLDLCKNNNKKQAAAKFYSFLVLKKQQAVELVQEEPYSDIIATPGPRFHII